Genomic window (Xenopus laevis strain J_2021 chromosome 3S, Xenopus_laevis_v10.1, whole genome shotgun sequence):
AGGATTCGGCTGAAATCCTGAAAAGAGGGCTGGAATGCAGCTgaatcatggatttggtgcacccctaacACAATCTGttaaaaggacatgtaaaataggggaaaaaattaaaaatgctaatgtctctttaaaaggtgaaaatagGAGAGCATTTAACATTACTTTTCTGTAAGCTCTGGTGTTAGTAAATTGTACTAAGAATTTTGGGAAGCATAAAAATATGAGTTCTACCTCCCAGCTtctaaggggttatgtaataaaagtgcaAACTGTGTTATAGGTCTTTTACCAACCAGCAGGTCAGCAAAtactagtcatctgtttaaaagctaaCAACttagtggttgctatggggtactgcacctgggcaaatgggTTTTCTCCCTATATGTACTTAAAttcctgaaaaactaaaaaaacaatattctgaTGTTTTAGGGGTTTTCATAAAGGAACAGCTTATCTCTTGTGCTCCTTAACTTTGGTAAACAGACATTTACTGTTTGATTAAAGAATTACTCACTTTGTGTTTACCCAGCAGACATTGTGAAAATGACATAACCAGCCCCTCTCTACATAAACAGATCAGCTGAATATCCTTATAGAGAATACCATGCTTGAaccatagaatatatatatatctatctatcatctatctatctatctatctatctatctacctaaaaaaaaatatatatatatatatatgtaacaagggaaagttgtgctcaccactaatttttaaaacattaggcggggtgcaatgagggtgtgaccacaaaatacatatagacaaatacaagagtcctctgcactcaacccattatcaatttatttaagacagagacattttgtgctactgctactgaaaaatgccttaccctttaaacaaaacagggattgtttgtccatatattgcaatatatttaagctggtgtctaataaaagggcagccaagtttaggagttttactttgaaagcagctagtaagttgcaggtaaaacttagtccctgtgtaaactgtataatgaagcaatagaattcttaatgaatcaggtgaaaattgagcgtaggactggccagatatgggatgactttgacgtagttggccagctttatatatatatatataatttgcactTTCAACTTTGCACCTACCACCACTGCTCTGTAGCAAACAATGATCCCCATCTATACACTTTTGGTTTATTGTTTAGATCTTGCAACCACGTATgcaatttgcccccatatgtaatataaggtaataagtttgcccaggagcagtaatccattgcttttaaacaggtgactaggaaatgctacctgctgattggttgctataggctactgctcctgagcaaacttagggacttttattacataacctcctaacccccatatgtaatatgaggcactaagtttgccctggagcagtaaccaataacaaccaataagatgtttgcatttaaacaggtgaccagtgaatggcacccgctgattggttgctatgtgttactgccccagggcaaacttagtgccttttattacataacctttttagagtttaaaagcaaatttaaatACCAAACTAGCCCCATGCTATTTACTTCTGAACCTTTTGCAGAATACACGGCATGTTGGTGTGGTCAATTATTTGTTTCTTTCCATGCAGGCTTTTAAATGTATGCTATTCTCATTTTTAGGATCTTGAGGATGATTTAAAATCAGAACTCACAGGGAACTTCGAAAAAGTCATCGTGGCACTTATGACTCCGTACACTCTCTATGATGTGGAAGAACTGAAGAAATCCATGAAGGTGGGTGTTCTGAGATGTATTTAGAGGCCATGCTTGAGATTTAATGGGAAACAAAGCTCTTTCCTCAAGTCCCCATCCGGGTTTTACTGCCAATCATAAAACCAAACAGGTTGCCCAAGGACACAGCTAGGATTCTTTGTCACCTGTTCTCATTCATTTCTCAAATCCCACTCCTTTGAATGGATGATATTAGTACTAGGGATgcgcgaatccaggattctgttcaggattcagccaggattcggcctttttcagcagtattcggaatccttctgtccggctgaaccgaatccgaatcctaatttgcatgtgcaaatcaggggtggggagggaaatcgcgtgacttattgtcaccaaacaaggaagtaaaaaatgttttccccttccaacccctaatttgcatatgcaaattagtattcggattcggtttggtattagacccgaatctttcgcgaaggattcggggggttggccgaatccaaaatagtggattcagtgcatccctatttagtaCCCAATTGGATTTGGTCCTGAATATTTGTATCCCCAACTATGGTCATGCAAAAAATACCCTGATGATCATTAGTAATGGGAGCAATGTGCTAGCTGCATGAAATCCGCAGAACTTGCACTCCCctaaaccccccacacacacagaacTCTACTGTAATTGTGCCCATCAATTGTTGGTGCAATTTGGCCTACACAACTTTGTGAAAGTTCCACCCAGGACTAAATGGGCCTTAAATGGGCCTTAAATTGGGCAAGTCCAAAATTTTGTAGTTGCACAAAAAATGCATGGTTGCAGTTGAAAAGGAGAGCCCTGTACTTTACTCCTTGCTTGTGTCAATTGTAAGGTACAGGGCCTCTGCACACCTGAACACTGCATTTACCTGATGCACTGGATCTTggatgcatgaatccatatttgtggcaaaacaaacctactggttttatttaatttttgaaggatttttagcagactttgttgttaacctttgagttaatgtttagtatgatgtagagagtgatactctgtgACAATTTGCGTTgactttcatttattattatttgtggttttagagttatttagctttttattcaacagctctccagtttgctatttcagcaatatggttgctatggcataaattaccctaacaaccatgcattgatttgaataagaggctggaatatgaacagtagagacctgaatagaaccatgagtaataaaaagtaacaatatgccttgcagagcatctgtttttaggttgggtcagtgacccccattggaaagctacaaagagtcagaagaagaaggcaaataattcaaaaactataaaaaaaacaaataatgaagaccaattgaaaagttgcttaaaattagccattatacaacatactaaaagttaacttgaaggtgagctACCCTTTTAATGTATGAAGAATTACAGTAATACCACTTAAGTGGAAatcccaaggtcctgagcattctgaattaaaggtcctatacctgttcttGCTAATAGTTTATTCATCGGCTcactgatagggatgtagcgaactgccgtttatgtgttcgcgaacgccgttcgcgaacaccggcaaaaaatgcgaacagttcgcgaacagttcgcgaacagtttgcgaacagtttgcgaacttcgaacatccgcaaaatcgttcgattcgaacgatcgaaggattttaatcgttcgatcgaaggattttcgttcgaatcgaacgatcgaatgatttcattcaatcgaatggctttgatcgttcgattcgaacgaaaatccttcgatttcagcggtcgaaggaatcgaatggtcgaacgatttttgttcgaatcgaacacatattggcgaacgtcgcgcgacgttcgcgaacattcggcggacgcgaacagtcgaagttcgccggcgaacagttcgctacatccctactcactgaTACTTCCCAGTACTTTCTCTTCCTGGGAGGCTTTGTTAAAGGAAAGAAGAGAAGGGGAGAGAGTGCAAGCAAAGCTGGCAAGGGAGCTTTTGTTAGACAATACAATAAAGTCTCTCAACAAAGCATGTCACACGCCACAGAGCAGTTTAATATTCCTGCATTGATGCTCTTTACTTTCTGTAGAAGAGTCAGATTCACCAACAATACAAGTCTTTTACAGCTTCTTGCCAAAAGTAAATGTAAGACAGCCAATAGTATTAAAAGTAGGTTTCTTCCCCTGATCTTCAGCATGCACTTGCTTgatctatttacattttaaaaggataCAGGGATCGCTATACATTAATTGTATTTGACAGAGTTTTAAAGACTGACGGCATCTGAACCTGATATTAAATCCTGGGTATTATGTGAAGAGTGTAATTCACCTTAAATATGGATTATTGTAACTCCACTCTCCTGTTTGGAATTTCAGTTGTGATTTTCACTTAAAAggcaactacccctttaaaggactttatactgtacagtaaaacaataaCAACAGTAAACAATGCTACAATTATATGTTGTGAAAGCAcgcatttcattttaaataatcaTCCAAAAGCGCCCTTagttttcatttgagtttttggattaaaggacaaataaacaaTACAATGCAAATTGTGCTCTGCCCAATGATGTGAAAACACCTTTTAATTATCTTCTTACAATGCTGCTTAGAACAGAAAAGGTACTTTAAAATCACTCTCTTTTCTTGCATTAGGGTGACATTAGCACACTCCTTCTTCTCATATTTTTGCTCCCTGGAGCATGCTTTGTTGCTTCAGCTGAAGGCTCACTGTATTGCAGTCAAATGATATAGACATCCATGATGGCACCTATACATTTTAAGGTTGATTTAAGATATAGTagcatttaaagaagaaggaaaggcataatCACTAGGGAAAAAACACTGCTCTAAGTGCCCATGTGTATAGTGTCACTGCTATCATTGTTTCATCCTCATCGTCAGTTATTTGTATGCACCAACAAGTTATGCGCTCAATGATAACAGGTTTGTGTATGTTTTTAGGGTGCAGGGACAGACGAGGGCTGTTTGATTGAGATTCTGGCATCTCGTAAACCAGAGGAGATCAAGAACATAAATATCACCTACAGAATAAGTAAGTAGGAAAAGCAAGAAGAGGCAGCTGGAGACATCCACCCTGTCTAGTCTATGATTTCATATGTGCTGGAGACTAGGTAACTACATGCATCATATAGGCTTCTCTGTCATGTAAATCAATTAATGGCTACAGAGGACAGCACTGTACACCAGGTTTGAATTAGAGCACCTAAGGGAAACAGGTTGGTGAACAGAACTAGTCTGCAGATAAAAGAAATGCTGTCTGTCTTGTTCctcttttatttttgtaaaaagctTGGGGAACAATCAATCAGCTGACTATATGAAGATAGGAAGGCTGGATGTATGAGCTAGGTACCAGAGTATTTGGGCCTTTAGTCCAATTTCTTTTTCAGGAGTAATAATTACAAATGATTAACATTTTCATGAGTTGCCTTGCCATGAATCTGATGGCCTACAAGATATAGGAGACTTgcaaacaaatgcattttgaaaTATTGGCTTTCAAAAGAGGAGAGAGATTTTTCATTTGCTCTGAATGTGCTTTAGGGGGAGAGACAAAAGCTTTGATCTCCAAGGCACAAGAGGGATAGGGAAAAGGGGGGCAATGAGAGATGATTAGAAGATTTTCCCTCAAGGTGAAGGTTTCATATGTACAAAAAAGccagtgtatattatatatgaaatGTCAGCATTTAAAATAACCTAGTGTATCGCGGTCCAATCCAACCATATGACCTGATGCCCAAAATGCTGCTTGTGTGACCAGTGTATGGTCATAGTGGCCTAAACTGACCTGGCTTTTTACTTGATGACTGACTGACCAGATCAAAGGGGAACTTTAGGGGTTGGTTTTGCTGGTGATCAGCTAAGTGACCTAATTCACTGCATGTGTCAGCATCACTGGCTGAAGCAGAAATGCAAAGATTTCACTTGAGCAGTGGGTTTGGCTATTTACCACTAATATCCATTGACTTTCCTTCAGGATGATCAGTCAGATATGCAGCACTGAGGCCCGTGTGGCCAACTGTACTTTCTGTTTGAGGCCAGGGTTTCTTTATCAAATTAGATTACACCACATAACCAGGAAGCCTGGCCCAAACAAGGGAACCCTTATATGTCGGATAAACTTTTAGCATTGGGAGGTGCTCTTTGTTTTAtgagagatattatcattatttgACAGACCAAAACAAATTGCTGCTCCCACACATATGAATGTGcagatatgcaaatataaatttcTGTAAACAATAATCTATGTGTCACTTATTTATTGATGTACCACTGTTTTCCTAGACAAATGTTTGTCtcctcatttataaaaactgtttCCAGTTATGTGTCTTATTGTCAGGTTGCAGGTTATTGATGatccttttttttgtattgcagAATATGGTAAATCTCTAGAGGACGATATTTGCTCAGACACATCTTCAATGTTCCAAAGAGTTCTGGTATCTTTGGCTGCGGTAAGTACCACAATCAATGCCAGGACCTTTCTCTTTAATCTGTACTGTAAATGACTCCCTTTGGTCTAAATAGGTGTTGCTAAGTTGAGAATTGAGAAAACTGGTTGGTTACATAGCCCACCATCTAGTACACATAAAGCTTAATACTTGCACAGAATATCCTAATTCTAAGGTTCTTATAGATCGTTTGTTTGCATTTTAAACTCGACCTGGCAACTAGCTCTGGGTGGTTGGAGTTTTTGAAGTTTACGTAAATTGCAGGTGCAGgttgtagtttatataaaactTTGCAAATTGATAGATAAACTTCAGCAGAACTCTACTAATGTGTGCATTACTTAACACACAAAGAATGCCTCACTTCTGTTTGTACTTGAAGATCTGGTGAGCTGCACCAggtgttaataaatcagcccctctaAGTGATTTTTGTAAAAGTTCTGTAAGATTCATTGCCTGAAATTCTCTACAATCTGGTCTCcatcttatttttctttctttcttcattcCTTTGCAGGGTGGAAGAGATCAGAGCAGCAATGTCAATGAAGCACTTGCTAAACAAGATGCCAATGTAAGCCCATCTTACATTGTAATGTACTGCGCCACGGCTCATGTAGCAGCCAAGTAAACAATAGCTTTCCTCATTTTATTCGGatattttagaaatattattttttttcccaaccaaTCTTCCTAAGAGAAAATTTGGTAGAAAAGCTGTACAGTTAATTATAAGTAAGGTTCCCGAGTAATAGTAATGATTGGTTGTTTCCCATTAAACTTATGTTTGTGGCCCCGAGGTTTTGCTTACAGTAGTGTTTCTAGTAAAGTCAATGCACTTGCATGAGGCCCTGTGAATCCTGACTGCCTTAGTGTAGCCCCCCCAATGTAGCTAAGTGGGTGAGGGCAGTGCCACATTAAAATTTAGGGGACTATTTAAGATTGAGCAAGCAATATTTAAGGAAACCCCGTGTGAGTTTCCAAACTCATACTTGGTTTCAGCCAGAAAAACCTCTGCAATTTCAGTATTTTTACCCCAACAGGCTTCTGGaacgaaaaaaaatgttgttacctaaaagctgccaaagctATCCTTTGTTCCAAAAGTCAGATTGGGTAAGATTATGATAACTGCCAAATTTATTTTTGTGCCAAAAGCCCATTTGGGTAAAATTGTGGAAATTACTGAGGTTTTTCAGCCGAAAACCCAGCATGATTTAGGAAACTCAAACAGGTTTCCTTAAAGTCTTAAATAGGCACTTAAGTGCTTGCTTTGCTACCTGCAATTTGGCCAGCTAAACCTAAGCATGCAACATAAACTAccatgcatgctgggaaatacCAGTTTGGCCTGTGGATGTCTCTAatcttatatcttatatatatatactgtatatagttggttagcaaggctggagtgactggatgtctaacataatagccagaacactacttcctgcttttcaactctctaactctgagttagtcagcgacttgaaggggagccacatgggacataactgttcagtgagtttgcttttagcatgtagctcagattcaaaagcaaacagttatgacccatatgccccccatCAAGTCTCTGCTTGGTCATTGATTGGTAGCTGTAAAGCAcaaagttgggttctggctattatattcgACATccgttcactccagtctttatagatgaGCACTGTCATGTGGTACATACATATATTAACTGTCTATAAACTGGATTTGAAGGCAGATCTCATCCATGATTACTCATTAGGCTGTACCGCATATGGATTATGGTGAGATTTAGAGAGTTGGTTGAAATAACATAAGTGACAGCAGCTGTATTTTCTGCAAGGTAGATTGTTCTTAGTCCTATCTATGGAGAACAAATCCAGTAGTATGGCTGCCTTATATATATGTATCACACAGTAAGGCACAATCTGCCCATATACTATTACTGTTTAGTAATAGAAAGTAATCATTGAAGCATAAATATGGTGTGTCATTTCCCATACAGAATAATAATCCAGGGTAAAAAAAAGCTTTGCCTTCAAACCCGTTTGCCCACTTTTtgcatattgtcaattttatgTGTGATGCATATTTAACATTCCTCCCAGGCCCTATATGAAGCTGGTGAGAAGAAGTGGGGGACGGATGAAGTGAAATTCCTGACTATCCTTTGCAGCAGAAACCGGAACCACTTACTGAGGGGTGAGCATGTGAGATGGGAatgtccgatcgtacgatgattcgtacgttcggatctttgcgtttatggccagcttaaaacagCAAATCAAGCAGACCAACCTTTCACAATTTGCCAGAGTTTCCAAGGCATAGTATATTTACCTTGCAAGAAATATTCATTAGAAACCAGCAAATGTACCAATAGAAAATATACCAACAAAATATACCAACAGGTGAAGGGGTGGGtttttccaataaggagtaattatatcttagttgggatcaagtacaagctactgttttaatattacagagtaaaaggaaaccattttaaaaaatttggattatttggataaaatatagtttataggaaacgggctttccataattcggatctttctggataacgggtttcgggataatggatcccatatctgtacatgaaTGTTGGAGAGTAAAAGCTAAATAGGTGCCGCCTTACAGAAAATGGTGAACGTTAAAAGGTATAAAGCTCATTGGATCAATTTGTACATTCCAATTTAACATAGTAAGACATGAAACGTATTTGTCAGTCATCAAATGATGATTTCTGTGTGTTTCTAAGCTGCCAGGAAGATAGTGAGTGTCTGTTAGGACTTCCTAGGGGCAGCCATTAATATAATGCTTGCTGCAGCGTGGTCTGAACTGAAGcctctctctgttttttttctcagttttcgAGGagtataaaaaaattgcaaagaaagATCTTGAGTCCagtataaaatctgaaatgtCGGGACATTTTGAAGATGCTCTTTTAGCAATTGGTAAGTATGTCaggattttaaaaaagaaaatccatcTTTCTATAGGTTGATAATAAGGGACCACTATGTGCTatacttttcacttttttattgcttttggatTGGTCTAATGGGTCTATTTAcaaagtgtatatttgttttgcttttgtttgaGCAACCACCTGAGGATTTGGTGGAtcatattcagaaaaaaatagcCACGTATGCACAAAAAGACCTGCCTGTTTCCATAAATTGGTCAGAAGAGCTGATTTGATATTGTGGACCGTGGGCCAAGATTGTGTCATAATAGGGACCAATACAAATTGCTGGAGAGACCCACATCCATGAGCCAAAGTGCTCATTAGATATCAAGTCAATTCTTAGCCAGATATCTGTTGGTACTGAGTGAGCAGCTAATATTGAACTGTcattggccagctttagggtatgTGACAGGCCAGACTTAAAATAAGGGTTAACCCTTCCTGTTCAGTGACCACGGTCAAGTCTTATCTTGAAGCTGATTAGATGttacaatatttgtatttttagcctTGCCTATCCAACAAGCATTTGCACCACAGGGGGAAGCTGCACTCTGCATTAGACAGTGCTCTATCTAGGGTATGTGAGAGGTGCAGGCTGCAACTGGACAGCTACTGACTGCCCTGACATCACGCATCAGTAGTTGTGGCAGGTAAAGACAGGGCCTCATTGCGGCCTGtacctagggtttccaccttttctggaaaaaaataccggccttcctatatatatatcttttttccctatcagtaacattgggatcaaccatcatttttactggccaggccagtaaaataccagccaggtggcaaccctacctgtaccTCCTGCCTATTTGCCTCCCCCCTTCACTACACAGGCAGCCAACAGGGCTATAGGTAAAAGGACCActctttagatttttttataggCTGTACAGAAACGATAAGACCTTTCAAGCTGGCCATGACATGCAAGTATACGTTCCACAGCATGTAATTGCTGACTCTTTGCCTTGCAGTGAAATGCATAAAGAGCAGACCAGCCTACTTTGCAGAACGGCTGTATAAATCTATGAAGGTGAGTGTTTTTGTCCTGTAAACTTGTTGTTTTGTGCCTAGCATCATACATTGTTAATACATTGATCTTTTGGTCTCATACATAGCTCCTCATGCGATATGCATAACCCTCAATTACTTTATGGTATACGGTAAAGTGCATTTATTCAGTTTCTCCTATTTCACTGCTCTACTCTCAACTTCCAGCTCTGTTCTTGGCTTGTTCTGAAAACAGTATCTAATATCTAAGGCAGTGATTGTTAAAGGAATTTAATGGTAGGCGGATGGCATTTTCCAATTGTATTTTCCAGCCTATGGAGCAGTACCCAAAGCACCACAGCCACCTATATGATTGTTACCAAGTAACTTTTAAGCTTTCAGGAGCAATTCATTTTGTGACACTTGTGTGACTTTAGCTATATAAAATGATGCAGTCCTTTCTTTTATAGGGCAGtacaacaggcccggactggaaatctgtgggttttggcaaatgccagaggggctgctataaggtcccattgaaagtcagtatttagtgggctggtgggggctggttgggcctctgtgtgggctgattgggcctatgtgtaccattctggtaacattctgtaaaattcgcacttttgtgaatttgcggagtaccGATCATTCGCCTGGTGATAGGCCGTAAAACTGCGCTAGCGATTTGTCCTCTACTTTCGCTAGCGATTTGTCCTCCActtctgttagtaaattggtgatgtctaTGCgtatgagatttctggcgaattatcgttagcgacggccacttcgcccttcagtaaatctgtcCC
Coding sequences:
- the anxa4.S gene encoding annexin A4 S homeolog (The RefSeq protein has 1 substitution compared to this genomic sequence), whose translation is MATLGTKGTIKPYPNFNAANDVQKLRKAMKGAGTDEDAVIDVIANRTLSQRQEIKTAYKTTVGKDLEDDLKSELTGNFEKVILALMTPYTLYDVEELKKSMKGAGTDEGCLIEILASRKPEEIKNINITYRIKYGKSLEDDICSDTSSMFQRVLVSLAAGGRDQSSNVNEALAKQDANALYEAGEKKWGTDEVKFLTILCSRNRNHLLRVFEEYKKIAKKDLESSIKSEMSGHFEDALLAIVKCIKSRPAYFAERLYKSMKGMGTDDKTLIRVMVSRCEIDMLEIRCEFKKMYGKSLHSFIKGDCSGDYKKVLLKLCGGDD